CGACCGGTTCCCGGGTTTCGGCACGGTCCCGGAGGACCCGCCCCGCTTCCGCGGGCACCCGAGCTTGACCGGCGTGCAGCGGCTTCCGTTGCGCGCGGTGTGAGCGCTCGGCCACCGCAGGTGCGATCCGCTGCTCGGCGGAAACCGCTTGTCAGCGGGGTGGACGCGGGCTAGCGTGACCAGATGAGCGAATCCGGTCACGTGGACACGACGGTCGGGCCCGCGGCCCGCGCAGGGAAGGACACCGAGTGCCCCGCAACACCGATCGAGCCGACCGGATCCTCGACGCGGCAGGAGAGCTGCTGCTGCGCCACGGCTACCGGAAGGTGACCATCGACGACGTCGCCCGCCAGGCCGGCGTCGGGAAGGGCACCGTCTACCTGCACTGGAAGACCAAGGTCGCGCTGTTCCAGAGCCTGCTCGTCCGCGAGTCGGTCGCGCTGGTCGAGGACGTGCTGGGGGCGCTGCGCGCCGACCCGAACGAGGTCCGCCCGCACCGGTTGCTGCGGCTGGCCTACCTCGTGACCTTCCGCCGGCCGCTGGCGCTGGCGCTGGTCACCGGGGACACCGAGATGCTGGGGGCGCTCCGGGAGCGCGCCGGCTCCGATCGGATGCAGGAGACCAACGAGCGCTTCTACTCGGTGCTCGCCGAGTCCGGACTGCTGCGCGCGGACGTGCCCGACCTCGCCTACACGCTCAACGCCGCCGCGCTCGGGTTCTTCCTGGCCGACGACTACAAGCCCG
This window of the Saccharopolyspora gloriosae genome carries:
- a CDS encoding TetR family transcriptional regulator yields the protein MPRNTDRADRILDAAGELLLRHGYRKVTIDDVARQAGVGKGTVYLHWKTKVALFQSLLVRESVALVEDVLGALRADPNEVRPHRLLRLAYLVTFRRPLALALVTGDTEMLGALRERAGSDRMQETNERFYSVLAESGLLRADVPDLAYTLNAAALGFFLADDYKPAVSGIDRELKADALAHTIRHAFEPPERPDPAVVRAVADRIDALLTELITGYRELFDALDAANASR